In Silene latifolia isolate original U9 population chromosome X, ASM4854445v1, whole genome shotgun sequence, the following proteins share a genomic window:
- the LOC141619555 gene encoding uncharacterized protein LOC141619555, with protein MNRITAICRNFLWGASSDYKNPPNISWGICCMPKDEGGLGIKEAKTWNKALLGKYVWWLANKKDHLWVRWVNHVYMKNSPWTDYKAPSDCSWSWKKIVFIMSLFKQAYVNHHWLNSSHEYTVKAGYDWLRGSHPKVTWYHVFWNRLNLPKSSFICWEYMHKRLPTRDRLLRMGCPIDPVCSTCCQADETHSHLVCECPYAIECFRILHCRLHVNFRVQDLISWFSTVRRISKFQKRFIGACHVALIYWIWRVRNEAKMNAVLRRPEVLVLQVIHDLKARVLTLNSAPFVPRDYAWLQNV; from the coding sequence ATGAATAGAATTACAGCTATTTGCAGAAATTTTTTGTGGGGAGCTTCCTCTGATTACAAGAATCCTCCTAATATTAGCTGGGGCATTTGTTGCATGCCCAAGGATGAAGGGGGTCTTGGTATTAAAGAAGCTAAAACTTGGAACAAAGCTTTGTTGGGAAAATATGTTTGGTGGCTTGCTAATAAAAAAGATCATCTTTGGGTACGTTGGGTGAATCATGTTTATATGAAAAACAGTCCTTGGACTGACTACAAAGCTCCCTCTGATTGTAGTTGGTCTTGGAAGAAGATTGTTTTTATCATGTCCCTTTTCAAGCAAGCCTATGTTAATCACCATTGGTTAAATTCTTCTCATGAGTATACTGTTAAAGCTGGGTATGACTGGCTTAGAGGTTCTCATCCTAAGGTTACTTGGTATCATGTCTTTTGGAATCGTTTGAATTTGCCTAAGTCCTCTTTTATCTGCTGGGAGTATATGCATAAACGCTTGCCTACCAGAGATAGACTGCTCAGAATGGGATGCCCCATTGATCCTGTATGTTCAACTTGCTGTCAAGCTGATGAGACTCACTCCCATCTTGTCTGTGAATGTCCCTATGCAATAGAGTGTTTCAGGATCCTTCATTGCAGGCTACATGTTAATTTTCGTGTACAGGACTTAATATCCTGGTTCTCTACTGTTCGAAGGATTTCTAAGTTTCAGAAGCGTTTTATTGGTGCGTGTCATGTGGCCCTTATTTACTGGATTTGGAGAGTTAGAAATGAAGCAAAGATGAATGCTGTTTTGAGGAGACCTGAGGTGCTCGTTCTGCAAGTAATTCATGATCTTAAAGCTAGAGTCTTAACACTTAATTCTGCTCCTTTTGTTCCTAGAGATTATGCATGGTTACAGAATGTATAA